ATTCTACGGCCGGCCGGAGCGGTCCGGCCAAAGCGGCAAGTGGCGGTTACTCGGCGGGAATGTCGACGACGACGCGGGTCCGGTCGTCTTTGTCGTAGTGAACCTTCACGGTTCCGCCGACCTTCACCTTCGCCCTGGACTCGGGCGTCGGGAAGGCGACCCGCGTCGTCACCTCGAAGGGTTCGCCGTCGCCCGGGTCGATCTGAACCGTCAGCCTGCTCCGGGTGACCGGGCCGAGGGTGCGTTCGTCGACGACAGAGATCACCTTGGCCTCGGCTTCCTCTCCTGAGCGCAGGATCTCCGGACCTTTCAGAAGGTCGGCGTCGGTCGGATCGGGCGGTGGCGGAGGAACGTCCTGCGCCTGCGGTTGTGCCTTGCGCTCGCGGATCCGCCGCGGCGGCGAGGGCGGCCTCGGCATCCTCGGCGCGCGGGTCGGGCGCGGTCCCTGGATGGTCTGCTGGCTTTGCATCGCCAAGCTGAGCCCGACGACAACGATCACGATCAGCACGGTGAGTACTACAGCTCCGGTCACCGCCTGGTGATGTTAGTGATCGAGGATCTCTTTCACCGCTCGCAGCACCAGGGCACCAATCGCGTCTCTCCCGGTTGGGGCGGGGTCAGCCGACCGAACCCTCCATCTGAAGTTCGATCAGGCGGCTCCACTCGACGGCGTACTCCATCGGAAGGGTCCGGGTGACCGGCTCGATGAAGCCGTTGACGATCATGCTCATCGCCTGCTGCTCGGAGAGCCCGCGGCTCATCAGGTAGAAGAGCTGGTCCTCGCCGACCTTGGACACCGTCGCCTCGTGACCAACCTGGGCGTCCTGCTCTCCGAACTCGATGTACGGATAGGTGTCGCTGCGGGAGAGATCGTCGAGGAGCAGGGCGTCGCAACGCACGAAGCTCTTCGACTTCCTCGCGCCCTCCTCGAACCGGACCAGGCCGCGGTAGGAGGTGCGGCCCGCGTCCTTGGAGATCGACTTCGAGATGATCGTCGACGAGGTCTCCGGCGCTGCGTGAACCATCTTGGCGCCGGCGTCCTGGTGCTGCCCGGGCCCGGCATACGCGACCGAAAGCACCTCGCCGGACGCCTTGGGGCCCATCAGGTAGACCGACGGATACTTCATGGTCAGCCGGCTCCCGATGTTGCCGTCGATCCACTCCATGTGGGCCTCGGTGTCGCAGCGGGCCCGTTTGGTGACCAGGTTGTAGACGTTGTTCGACCAGTTCTGGATGGTCGTGTAAGTGACCCGGCTCGACGGCTTGCAGATGATCTCCACTACCGCCGAGTGAAGGGAGTCGGTGGTGTACACGGGTGCGGAGCAGCCCTCGATGTAGTGCACCTGGGCGCCCTCGTCGGCGATGATCAGCGTGCGCTCGAACTGGCCCATGTTCTCCGCGTTGATGCGGAAGTAGGCCTGCAACGGCATCCCCACCTTCACGCCGGGGGGGACGTAGATGAAGCTCCCACCGGACCAGACGGCGGTGTTGAGGGCAGAGAACTTGTTGTCGTTCGCCGGGATCACAGTGCCGAAGTACTGCTTGACGATGTCGGGGTACTCGCGGAGGGCCGTGTCCATGTCGCAGAACAGGACGCCCTGGGCCTCGAGGTCCTCGCGGTTCTTGTGGTAGACGACTTCGGACTCGTACTGAGCTGTGACGCCGGCCAGGTACTTCCGCTCGGCCTCGGGGATGCCCAGCTTGTCGTAGGTGGCCTTGACCGACTCGGGGAGCTGGTCCCAGGCGCTCACCTGCTTGTCGATCGGCTTGATGTAGTAGTAGATGTCCGAGAAGTCGATCCCAGACATGTCGCCACCCCATGACGGCATCGGCCGGCGCTCGAAGTAGCGCAGCGCCTTCAGTCGCCTCTGGGTCATCCACTCGGGCTCGCCCTTCATCCACGACATCTCGCGGACCGTCTCTTCGGACAGGCCCTTCTTGGGCTTGTAGACGTAGAAGTCCTCTACGTCGCTCCAGCCCAGCTTGTACCGGCCGAGATCCAGATCCGAGGTTGTGGCCATGCGGCTTGCATCCTTCCGGAGATAGGGGGATTTCTCCTATCTCGATAGTAACAACCCTCAGGGGTGAGCCGGTAGGGCCAATGCCGAACCGGAGCCGCCGATGCCGCCGCTCAGCTCATGTATTTCACATATTGACTGCCTGAGCAGGGGTTTCGGGGCCGGTGGCGAGCATTTGCGCCAGCTGGTATCCCTCGGAGCCCCGCCTGTGCAGCCAAGCGCCGACCGAATCATGGGTGACCCTGGATACCGGCCCCCTGAGGCGAGCGTCCATAGGGTTCATTCCCATGGCCACCGCCACCCGCTGATCCGGCTCGACCGAGATGACCGGAACTCCCGTCCGCCGAAGAGCGGACACCTCCCGCTCGAGCTGCGCGCTGAGCAGCTGACGGATCATCCGGCCCGCTCCGAACCGCATCCTCCCCGCTTGCTGGGTCATGGGCGAGCTGACGATGACCAAATCCAGCCCGGGCCCCCCGACCAGATCGAGGTTCACCATCGAGCGGACGCCGCCGTCGACGTACCGCCGGCCATCGATGCGCACCGGTTCGAAGTATCCGGGAATCGCGCACGAGGCCGCGACCGCGTCGCCCACGTCGGACGGCGGGGAACCCGCCTTTCCGAAGACGACCCGCTTCCCGTTACGGAGATCCACCGCGCAGATCCACATGGGATCGTCCGGCCAACCGTCGGCGAACACCGAGTTGATCCCTGAGGAGATTGCCGCGGTCGAAACCCTTCCGGCCGGCAACATCGCTGCGATCAACGCCATCGGGTTCGGGACCGACCGCCGGGTGAACGCCCTCATCACCGCGACCGGATCGGCGACCGGCCTCATCCCGAAGAACTGGGCGGCCTGGGTGCGGGGACGGTGCGGCCTGCCCACGTCGGCGAGCCTCGCTCCGGCGGGCGACAAGGGCTTGTCCTCGCTTATGGCGCGGAGATCGGCGGCCGGGAGGCCTGCTCGCAGCATCGCAGCGGTGATCGACCCCGCGGAGGTTCCGACCACGATCTCGGCGGTCCTGGGGTCCCAGCCGGTCGCCTCCTCGATGGCGGACAGAACCGCTCCGTGGTAGGCAACCCCCACAGATCCCCCTGCGGCGAGGACAATCCCGACACGCATATCGTTACTCTACCCAAGGCGATGCAGATAGCTGTGGTTTCGTGTCATTTGCCACAGAACTACGTTTTCGTGCGAGGCGGGGTTGCCGCGGGGACCTGGTTCGGGCGGTGCGGGGCGCTACTCGGGCTTCGGAACCGGGCGGAGGGCCACGATCAGCACTCCGACCACCATCGCCACGCCGACCCCGAGGACGGTCCACTTGGTGATGTCCGGGGTCACCCAGATTGCGCCGATGATCGGCGAGGCAGCCATGAGCAGGGCGAAGAAGTACTCGAACGGGGCACTCAGAGCCGCTGGCCGCATGGGCTGGCAGCATAGCGAGGGCTCCGTGTGACCCGCCTGCCGGGCGGCGAGTTCACGACCCCCGCAGCCCGGCGGCTAGCCGGCGATCGCCCTCAGGCGCTCGATCAACTGCGCCGGCGTCTGGTCGCCGGTGGGGATGGGTGTGACCTGCAAGTGGGTGACCCCGGCCTCGCGCAGCGCCGCCACCCGATCCGCCACCCAGCCGGCAGGGCCGGCGAGAGAGGTGAGGTCGAGGAGCTCCTGCGGCACCAGCGCGGCGGCCTCGTCCTTCTTCCCGGCGAGGTAGAGGTCCTGGATCTCCTTCGCCTCCTTCTCGTACCCGTACCGGCAGGCGAGGTCGTTGTAGAAGTTGCGGCCTCTCGCCCCCATGCCTCCGACGTACAAGGCGACCATCGGCCGGGCCAGGTCGCGGAGCCGAACCACGTCTTCCCCGTCGCCGATGGCCAGCAGCCCGCCGGCGGAGATCATCAGCTTGGCGAGGGACGAGTCTCTCTTCGACTCGCCGGCGGTCAGGGCAGAGCCCCAGACTTCTTTTGCTTTCTCCGGGATGAACAGTATGGGCAGCCACCCGTCGGCGACCTCGGCGGTCATCGCCACGTTCTTCTCGCCGAGCGAGGCGACCCAGATGGGGATTCGCGGACGCACCGGATGGGCGATGATCTTCAACGGGCGTCCGAGCCCGGTCCCCTTCCCAGCTGCGAGAGGGATGTCATAGTTCTTTCCGTGGTGCTCGAGCGGTGCTTCGCGAGCCCATACCGCCCGGCAGACCGAGACGATCTCTCTGGTACGCCCGAGCGGGTTGTCATAAGGGACGCCATGCCAGCCCTCGATCACTTGAGGACCGGACGCACCCAGCCCCAGATGAAAACGACCCCCCGACAGCGCGTCGACCCCCGCCGCGGTCATCGCAATAAGCGTCGGAGTCCGCGTATAGATGGGAAGAATGCCCGACCCGATCTCGACTCGCTCGGTGAGCGCGGCGAGGTAGCCCATCAAACTTGGGCCGTCGAAGCCGTAGGCCTCGGCCACCCAAACCAGGTCCAGGCCCGCCTTCTCAAGCTCGCTCACCTGCCGGGCCGACTCTTTGAAACCGCCGGCGTAGCTAAGGGTCGTCGAGATCTTCATGCCCGGGATGATATGCGGGAACCGTCCCACCATCCCCAGGGTGGGCCTTCTTCGGTACAAACGGGTACACAGCATTCGTGGACTTGCTGTCGAGGATCGATTGCTGGCAGCAACGCCACCGGGCTACGGCATTCGTGTTCGCGGTTCAGAAGAAGTACGGCGACGATCGCGGCGGCTACCTCGCGGCGCTTATCACGTACTACGCGTTCCTGTCGGTCTTTCCATTGCTCCTCGCAGCCTTCACGGTCGTCGCTTATGTCCTGGCAGACGACGTCTCGGCGATTCACACCCTCGAAAAGCACATCGGCAGCTACCCGATCCTGGGTAGCGCGGCCCACCAGCTCGCCGGAAAGAGGCTTCAGGGATCGCCGGTCGCCTTGACCGTCGGCATCCTGGGCCTGCTCTACGGCGCGACCGGATTGGCTCAAGCCGCGCAGTTCACGATGGAGCAGGCGTGGAACGTACCCGCCAAGGATCGCCCAGGCTTCCTCCCGCGGCTCGCGCGGAGCTTCGCCTGGTACATCGTCTTCGGTCTCGGAATCGTGGCCTCCACGTTCGTCGCGTCACTCGGGTCATGGCTCCACTGGTCGGGCGGACTCGCGCTCTCGACCCTTGTTGCCCTTGTGCTGAACATCGGCCTGTTCTTCGCCTCCTTCTGGATCCTTTCCTCACGTGTGTCGGTGCGCGACATGGTTCCGGGTGCGATCGTCGCGGGCGCGGCGTGGACCTTCCTGACGGGCGTCGGCATCGGCTTGACCCACAAGCTCGCCCACTCGAACTCCCTGTACGGCACGTTTGCGCCCGTTCTTGGCCTCCTGGCATTCCTGTACCTGGCCGCGACGATCACCATCTACTCGGTGGAGGCGAGCGCGGTTCGTGCGCAGCACCTGTGGCCGCGCTCCTTGACCAATAAGGAATTGTCCGAGGCGGATCGCCGGCAGCTGAGCAATCTCGCGAAGCGCGAGGCCAGGCTTCAGGGGCAAAAAGTCAGCGTCGACTGCTGAACAGTTCGTCGTCCATTTCATGCGCCGCGGCGTGGGTCGCGGGATCGGACGGGTCGCCCACGAAGATCGCCAACCTTCCCTTGCCTTCTTCGACGGGGGTAGCAACGGTCTCCTCGTTGACGATCAACACGACGTTCCTCCCTCGCCGGACCAGTTCGAGCGCCTCGGCAGGGTCGTCGGTCACCACGGTGCCAGCCTAAGCCGGTGAAGGTGCCCGATGAACATCCTTGATGAAAGTCCCTAATGAACGTGCCGAATAAACGTGACAGTCTCTTGCAATGACTTCAACGGACCGGGTCCAGCCGAACCGCACGCAGCCTCCGCTGGCCCCGCGGCGCCCGCACGTCCTCTCCACCCACGGCAAAGAACGGGTCGACGACTGGTACTGGCTCCGGGACCGCGACGACCCTGAAGTAATCGCGTATCTCGAAGCGGAAAACGAATACGCCGCCGCAGTCCTCTCCCCCACCGAGAAGCTTCAACACGAGCTGTTCGAGTCGATCCGTTCGCGCGTCGTCGAGACCGACGCTGGCGCCGCGATCCGCCACGGTGCGTGGTGGTACTTCACCCGAACGTTCGAGGGGCGGCAGTATCCGTTGCTTTGCAGGCTGCCCGACATCAACAGGTCGCTCGACGCCGAACGGATCACACAGTCGACCCGATCGGGTACTGCTTCGGGAGAGGCTGTCCTGCTCGACGAAAACGACCTGGCGACCGGCGACTACATGGCCGTCGGGGTTCTCGACATCAGCCCCGACCATCGCCTGCTCGCTTACGCGGTCGATGACGACGGCTCCGAGCTCTACAAGCTCAGGTTCCGCGACCTCGATACAGGTGATGATCTAGCCGACGGGATCGAGGGCGTCTACTACGGCTCGGCCTGGTCCACCGACAACTCGACCTTCTATTACACGCGTCCCGACGAGGCGATGCGTCCGTTCCAGGTGTGGCGGCACCGGCTCGGCGCGACCGGTAGTAACCAGGACGAGTTGGTGTTCGAGGAGAACGACGAGCGCTTCTTCGTCAGCGTGGCTTTGACCCGCACCGAAACCCGCATCGTCATCCACTCTTCGAGCTCGACTACGTCGGAGGCCCTGTGGGTGGATGCCGCCGACCCGAACGGCGATGCCACGATCATTCTCCCGCGTGAAGACGGCGTTGAATACGACGTCGAGCACGACGGGGACTCGTGGCTGGTACGCACGAATCGAGCGGCTGCGGACGGCTCGCCCCGCACCAACTTCGCTCTTTTTCGTCTTCAGGAATCCAGTCACGATCCAGCGGAACTCGAAGAGGTCATCTCCCACCGCGCAGATGTCACGCTCGAGTCCGCAGACGCATTCGCTGCGCACATCGTCGTGTGGGAACGACACCAGGCAGACGGGCTGGAACGACTGCGGATCATGCCCCGTTCCGGGACCGGCCAGCACATCGTCGAGCAGGCGGAACCCGTCTACACGCTGTCGCCCGAGTCAAACCCCGAATGGGACTCGACCTCGTACCGGTTCGGGTACACGTCGCTCGCGGTGCCGGCCAGTTCGATCGAGTACGACCTGACCACCCGGCAGAGACGGGCGGTGTGGACGCAGCTGGTGCGGGGCTTCGATACTGCTGCATACCGGACCGAACGATTGTGGGCGAAGGCACCTGACGGAACTCTCGTCCCGATCTCGCTGGTCGCGCCGAAGGACGCCCTGCTCGACGGATCGGCTCCCTGCTTCCTCTACGGATACGGCGCCTACCAGGTGCCGGTGGACCCCTCGTTCTCGCCGGTCAGGGCGAACCTGATGGAGCGCGGGGTGACGTTTGCCATCGCGCACGTTCGAGGCGGGGGCGACCTTGGAAGGTCTTGGTATGAGACGGGGAGGCTGGAGCACAAGGCGAATACGTTTTCGGACTTCATTGCCGCGGCGACGTTCCTCATCGACTCGGGTTGGGTCGATCAAGCTAAGCTGGTGGCTCGCGGAGGAAGCGCCGGCGGTCTGCTTATGGGCGCGGTCACCAACACGCGTCCCGACCTTTGGCGTGCGATTGTGGCCGAGGTTCCCTTCGTGGACGTCGTCACGACAATGTGCGATCCGTCGCTCCCGTTGACGGTGACCGAATGGGACGAGTGGGGCGACCCGCTGCACGACGAGGCTGCGTACGATCGGATGCTTTCCTACTCGCCGTACGACAACGTCGAGCCCAAGGACTATCCCGCCATGTTCGTGACCGCCGGCCTGAACGATCCTCGGGTCGGCTTCTGGGAGCCGGCCAAATGGGTCGCCAAGCTACGGTCGGTCGGAGCGGGAAAGGGCGACCGACCGATCCTGCTCAGAACCGAGATGGGCGCGGGCCACAGAGGTTCGACCGGGCGCTACCACACTTGGCGAGATGAGGCCAGGATTCAGGCGTTCATGCTGTGGCAGATGGGTCTGGCATGATCTCGGGATCATCGGTCTCGGCCTGCCTGGTATCGATCAGCGCGTCCCGGAGGTCGACGATGTTGCCTTCGCCGTCCTTGGCCATGTACGCCGCCTCGAGCACCGAGGTGATCTCGTCGCCGATGAGCTCTTCCTTCTCGAGCAGCGCGTCTCGGAGCGCCTCGACGAGATAGCTGTAGCGAGAGAGGATCACCCTCACGTCCTCTCGGGCTGCGTCGAGGATGGCGTCGACCCGTTCCCTGCACGACTCGTCTGACAGGACCTTCGCCACGATGTTCGGGGACCCTGGCGCCCGTACCGCGTCCAGGGAGATGAGCGAACCGGACATGCCGAAGCTTCCGACCATCTGAGCGGCCGCCTCCGTCGCTGCCTGGAGATCACCGGACACACCGCTGCTCGTATCGCCGAAAAACAGCTCCTCCGCAACCAGACCGCCCATGGCGACGCGGATGAGAGCCTCGATCTCGGCTTTTGTTTTCGTCCAGCGCTCTTCAGGCTCGGAGTGGGCAAGGAGGCCCAGGGCGGAGGACCTCTTGATGATCGACAGCACCTCGAGGTTCCGTTCTGGTGCCACGAGCCAGGCGACGGTCGCGTGGCCGGCTTCGTGGGTGGCGATCGTCAGGCGTTCCTTCTCGGCGTAGGTGACCGGCTGTGCGAGGCCCAGCTCCGTTGTCATCTTGGCCTTCTGGATGTCGTCCCAGGAGAGGCTCTCTGCCCCGCGCCGCAAGGCCCACACCAGGGACTCGTCGAGAAGATGCTCGATCATCACTGGCGAGTAGCCGTAGCTCGAGGCGGCCAGCTGGTCGCGGAGGCCCGGGTCGTCGAGTTCGGGCGAGTGCGCTTTGCGGGCGAGGTAGTAGTCGAAGATCTCGCGCCTGCCGACGCGTCCGGGAAGGTCGACGGTGATCGTCCGGTCAAAGCGCCCGGGGCGGAGCAAAGCGGGATCGAGGTCGCCGGCGCGGTTGGTAGCCCCGATTACCAGGATGTTCGCCGGCGATGCGAGCGGCTTGCGGATCCGGTGGTTTCGCGGGAGCCACCGGTTGACCAAGTCGATCCACAGGCCTGCGATTCGGATGCCGAAAGGCGGCTGGTCGAACGACTGAAGCTGGATGAGAAGCTCGTTGACGACACCTGCGATTCCCTCACGGCCACCGCCCGGACCGATCCCGGCGCGGGTCGCACCGATGGCGTCGATCTCCTCGATGAAGCCGATCGCACCGCCTTCGCGTCGTGCATGCGCCCTGAGGGCCTTGAAGAAGGTCCGGATCTTGCGGTTCGTCTGCCCGTAGTACATCGACTGGAATGCCGACGACGAAACGAAAAGGAACGGCACGCCCGCTTCGGCTGCCATGGCCTTGGCGATGTATGTCTTGCCGGTTCCCGGAGGCCCCTCGAAAAGGACCGCGCGGCGAGGTGTTCCCCCCATTCGCTCTTTGAACGTGCGGTAGGCGAGAAACAGGTTCAGCGTCTTGACCACCTCTTCGACGACTGCACCTGCCCCACGTACATCGGAGAGCCGGACTTCTATCTCTTCGGGCCGGTAAAGGACGTGAGGGGAACGCCCGGCGGCAAGGAGCGGAACCGCGAGGACCGCAACCAGAGCGACGATCAGCAATACAGAAGGGATGTAGGTGCCTGCACCGGCCGGAAGATGAGGAAGGGGCCAGCGGAAAGCAGATGACGCGCCGCTCAGATCGCCTTGTGCGTAACGGATGCCACCGACGAGCGCGCGCGCGACCAACGGCAGGGCGATCACGCCGAGGAAGATCGCCAGCCTTCTCAGCCGCCGCTGTCTGGCTGCCTCGGCTGCGATGGATACGTCAGCCGAACGTAGAACGTCCCGCCTCGCCAGCGACATCGTCTCCATGGTTCTCCTATCCTGCCCCGGACCTGCGATGTTTCATTACACCGTAGATTTCACATCGGGGACAGAACGCCTTGTTCGGAGATTTCGCGTTTAGTCCGATTCCCACCGGCAATTCTCGGGATTTGTGACCAAACCTCTAAAGGTCGAGCTTCAAACCTTCGAAAGCGGCGGCCACTTCGAGCCCAGACGGTTCCGCCAAACGTTGCGCATCCTCGAGGATCAGGTCCATGCAGTCGTCACCGTGAGACGGGTCGTGGTGGAACAGGATCAGTTTCTTCACGTGGGCTTCCTGCGCGACGCGAACGGCGTAGTCGACCGTGCAGTGTCCCCAGTGAGACTTCTGCTCGAACTCGGCGGGGGTGTACTGGGCGTCGTGGATGAGAACGTCGGCACCCTGCGCGAGCTCGATCACGCTGTCGGCCACGCTGTCCATCCCGAGCGGCGCCTGGTGATCGCTGATGTAGGTGATCACGCTCGCGCCCCACTCGACCCGATAGCCGACGGTCGGCCCGATGTGGGGAACCGGCCGCACGATGACCTTCGCCGGCCCGAGGTGCAACTCGTCCTTCAGAACCTCGTGGAAGAAGATGTCTCCGCGCAACTCGCTGTAGGTCACCGGAAAGTAGGGCGGACGGATCAGCCCGTCGATGAGCTCGGTGAGGGAGGCCTCCTCTTGCTCGGGGCCGTAGATGTCGAAGTGCGCCCCGTGCCGGTCAGCCGGAGGGAAGAACGGCAGACCCTGGATGTGATCCCAGTGAATGTGGGTGACGAGGGCCGTCCCCCTGAAGCTCCCGTCGACAGGCTGGGTGTCGCCGAAGGCCCTCAAGCCGGTGCCCAGATCGAAGATGATCGGCGGCTCCGGGCCGTCGGTCAGCGCAACGCAGGCAGTGTTGCCTCCGTAGCGCCTGTTTGCCTCTGAAGGGCAGGGGCAAGAGCCCCTGACCCCATAAAAGGTCAATTTCACTCAGGCACCCCCCGGATGATTAACCCGCAGGCTACTTCGACCAGACCGGCGGCTGTAAGCGGTGTGACCGATGCAACACACGGGCGACGAGTCTGGCACAGCCGGGCCGCGTAGCGGCTACGGCCAAACGTCGTCGCCATAAGGGCGGCGACGCTGGGGCGCCGAGTCGCGCTTCCAGACCATCACCCGCCGGCGGAAGTAACAGACCTCGTCTCCCTGCTGGTTGAAGCCCTTCGTCTCGACGGTCACGACACCGCGGTCCGGCTTGCTCGTCGACTCCTTTTTTCCGAGCACCCGGGTCTCCGCGTAGATCGTGTCACCATGAAAGGTCGGCTTCTTGTGGGTCAGCTCCTCGACCTCGAGGTTCGCGATCGCAGACCCGCTCACGTCCGGCACGCTCATACCCAGGACGAGGCTGTAAACCAGGTTGCCCACCACCACGTTCTTGCCCTGGACGGTCTCGTGCTCGGCGAACCAGGCGTTGGTGTGCAGCGGGTGGTGGTTCATCGTGATCATGCAGAAGAGGTGGTCGTCGTATTCGGTGACCGTCTTGCCCGGCCAGTGCCGGTAGACGTCACCGGGTTCGAAGTCCTCGAAGTAGCGCCCGAAGGGACGGTCATACGTCGTCATCAAAGCGTGAGGCTATTGCCTCCGGACGCCGGGCCGGTTATGCGAACCTCTTCGGGTGATCGACCTCGAGTTGCGCAACGACGTCTACCGCCGCCCCCTCGCAACGGCGCTCGACCGTTTAGGGCTGCGCGAGGGGTGGAGGTGCGCGGACGTCGGCGCCGGCGGAGGAGACGTGACCGTGGCATTGGCCCGCATCGTCGGCCGGGACGGCCGGGTGTACGCGGTCGATTCGGACCCGGAGAGACGAAATCAGGTGGCCGGAGCCGCCGCCGAAGCCGCACAGGCGCAGGTCGTAGCGCTGACCCAGGCCGGCGAGGAGCTGACCCTCCCCGAGCCGCTCGATCTCGCGTACTGCAGGTTCGTCCTGATGCAC
This portion of the Acidimicrobiales bacterium genome encodes:
- the sufB gene encoding Fe-S cluster assembly protein SufB is translated as MATTSDLDLGRYKLGWSDVEDFYVYKPKKGLSEETVREMSWMKGEPEWMTQRRLKALRYFERRPMPSWGGDMSGIDFSDIYYYIKPIDKQVSAWDQLPESVKATYDKLGIPEAERKYLAGVTAQYESEVVYHKNREDLEAQGVLFCDMDTALREYPDIVKQYFGTVIPANDNKFSALNTAVWSGGSFIYVPPGVKVGMPLQAYFRINAENMGQFERTLIIADEGAQVHYIEGCSAPVYTTDSLHSAVVEIICKPSSRVTYTTIQNWSNNVYNLVTKRARCDTEAHMEWIDGNIGSRLTMKYPSVYLMGPKASGEVLSVAYAGPGQHQDAGAKMVHAAPETSSTIISKSISKDAGRTSYRGLVRFEEGARKSKSFVRCDALLLDDLSRSDTYPYIEFGEQDAQVGHEATVSKVGEDQLFYLMSRGLSEQQAMSMIVNGFIEPVTRTLPMEYAVEWSRLIELQMEGSVG
- a CDS encoding patatin-like phospholipase family protein; this encodes MRVGIVLAAGGSVGVAYHGAVLSAIEEATGWDPRTAEIVVGTSAGSITAAMLRAGLPAADLRAISEDKPLSPAGARLADVGRPHRPRTQAAQFFGMRPVADPVAVMRAFTRRSVPNPMALIAAMLPAGRVSTAAISSGINSVFADGWPDDPMWICAVDLRNGKRVVFGKAGSPPSDVGDAVAASCAIPGYFEPVRIDGRRYVDGGVRSMVNLDLVGGPGLDLVIVSSPMTQQAGRMRFGAGRMIRQLLSAQLEREVSALRRTGVPVISVEPDQRVAVAMGMNPMDARLRGPVSRVTHDSVGAWLHRRGSEGYQLAQMLATGPETPAQAVNM
- a CDS encoding LLM class F420-dependent oxidoreductase, which encodes MKISTTLSYAGGFKESARQVSELEKAGLDLVWVAEAYGFDGPSLMGYLAALTERVEIGSGILPIYTRTPTLIAMTAAGVDALSGGRFHLGLGASGPQVIEGWHGVPYDNPLGRTREIVSVCRAVWAREAPLEHHGKNYDIPLAAGKGTGLGRPLKIIAHPVRPRIPIWVASLGEKNVAMTAEVADGWLPILFIPEKAKEVWGSALTAGESKRDSSLAKLMISAGGLLAIGDGEDVVRLRDLARPMVALYVGGMGARGRNFYNDLACRYGYEKEAKEIQDLYLAGKKDEAAALVPQELLDLTSLAGPAGWVADRVAALREAGVTHLQVTPIPTGDQTPAQLIERLRAIAG
- a CDS encoding YihY/virulence factor BrkB family protein; the protein is MDLLSRIDCWQQRHRATAFVFAVQKKYGDDRGGYLAALITYYAFLSVFPLLLAAFTVVAYVLADDVSAIHTLEKHIGSYPILGSAAHQLAGKRLQGSPVALTVGILGLLYGATGLAQAAQFTMEQAWNVPAKDRPGFLPRLARSFAWYIVFGLGIVASTFVASLGSWLHWSGGLALSTLVALVLNIGLFFASFWILSSRVSVRDMVPGAIVAGAAWTFLTGVGIGLTHKLAHSNSLYGTFAPVLGLLAFLYLAATITIYSVEASAVRAQHLWPRSLTNKELSEADRRQLSNLAKREARLQGQKVSVDC
- a CDS encoding S9 family peptidase codes for the protein MTSTDRVQPNRTQPPLAPRRPHVLSTHGKERVDDWYWLRDRDDPEVIAYLEAENEYAAAVLSPTEKLQHELFESIRSRVVETDAGAAIRHGAWWYFTRTFEGRQYPLLCRLPDINRSLDAERITQSTRSGTASGEAVLLDENDLATGDYMAVGVLDISPDHRLLAYAVDDDGSELYKLRFRDLDTGDDLADGIEGVYYGSAWSTDNSTFYYTRPDEAMRPFQVWRHRLGATGSNQDELVFEENDERFFVSVALTRTETRIVIHSSSSTTSEALWVDAADPNGDATIILPREDGVEYDVEHDGDSWLVRTNRAAADGSPRTNFALFRLQESSHDPAELEEVISHRADVTLESADAFAAHIVVWERHQADGLERLRIMPRSGTGQHIVEQAEPVYTLSPESNPEWDSTSYRFGYTSLAVPASSIEYDLTTRQRRAVWTQLVRGFDTAAYRTERLWAKAPDGTLVPISLVAPKDALLDGSAPCFLYGYGAYQVPVDPSFSPVRANLMERGVTFAIAHVRGGGDLGRSWYETGRLEHKANTFSDFIAAATFLIDSGWVDQAKLVARGGSAGGLLMGAVTNTRPDLWRAIVAEVPFVDVVTTMCDPSLPLTVTEWDEWGDPLHDEAAYDRMLSYSPYDNVEPKDYPAMFVTAGLNDPRVGFWEPAKWVAKLRSVGAGKGDRPILLRTEMGAGHRGSTGRYHTWRDEARIQAFMLWQMGLA
- a CDS encoding AAA family ATPase → METMSLARRDVLRSADVSIAAEAARQRRLRRLAIFLGVIALPLVARALVGGIRYAQGDLSGASSAFRWPLPHLPAGAGTYIPSVLLIVALVAVLAVPLLAAGRSPHVLYRPEEIEVRLSDVRGAGAVVEEVVKTLNLFLAYRTFKERMGGTPRRAVLFEGPPGTGKTYIAKAMAAEAGVPFLFVSSSAFQSMYYGQTNRKIRTFFKALRAHARREGGAIGFIEEIDAIGATRAGIGPGGGREGIAGVVNELLIQLQSFDQPPFGIRIAGLWIDLVNRWLPRNHRIRKPLASPANILVIGATNRAGDLDPALLRPGRFDRTITVDLPGRVGRREIFDYYLARKAHSPELDDPGLRDQLAASSYGYSPVMIEHLLDESLVWALRRGAESLSWDDIQKAKMTTELGLAQPVTYAEKERLTIATHEAGHATVAWLVAPERNLEVLSIIKRSSALGLLAHSEPEERWTKTKAEIEALIRVAMGGLVAEELFFGDTSSGVSGDLQAATEAAAQMVGSFGMSGSLISLDAVRAPGSPNIVAKVLSDESCRERVDAILDAAREDVRVILSRYSYLVEALRDALLEKEELIGDEITSVLEAAYMAKDGEGNIVDLRDALIDTRQAETDDPEIMPDPSATA
- a CDS encoding MBL fold metallo-hydrolase → MKLTFYGVRGSCPCPSEANRRYGGNTACVALTDGPEPPIIFDLGTGLRAFGDTQPVDGSFRGTALVTHIHWDHIQGLPFFPPADRHGAHFDIYGPEQEEASLTELIDGLIRPPYFPVTYSELRGDIFFHEVLKDELHLGPAKVIVRPVPHIGPTVGYRVEWGASVITYISDHQAPLGMDSVADSVIELAQGADVLIHDAQYTPAEFEQKSHWGHCTVDYAVRVAQEAHVKKLILFHHDPSHGDDCMDLILEDAQRLAEPSGLEVAAAFEGLKLDL
- a CDS encoding MaoC family dehydratase, coding for MTTYDRPFGRYFEDFEPGDVYRHWPGKTVTEYDDHLFCMITMNHHPLHTNAWFAEHETVQGKNVVVGNLVYSLVLGMSVPDVSGSAIANLEVEELTHKKPTFHGDTIYAETRVLGKKESTSKPDRGVVTVETKGFNQQGDEVCYFRRRVMVWKRDSAPQRRRPYGDDVWP